A portion of the Punica granatum isolate Tunisia-2019 chromosome 7, ASM765513v2, whole genome shotgun sequence genome contains these proteins:
- the LOC116214895 gene encoding serine/threonine-protein kinase haspin homolog, producing the protein MMSSRPGGSNVDLWSEIAASEEGRDGEHRDQPKLEVIYQRRKPQRANKENVALQEQRGNGVRVSLAAANTKRVSWNRSLSTRGRTSIAAVAFVDRQPEHKKGRRKAKPPIPKAKNVRPPSFERERAYFQEVDAFELLEESPSPKKSSTWVVGNQTDLAALPPLSTRLERWLMSKRLNFTGEPSSTLSKILESPAIETNLETPRLASQHICSGAHSILKSIDPSSMNKSYVQIYTNMEKGRLDLKDTGDDSHKDLDAAIKKLSLASASDSDFLDPFTQLLAVCGQSAPTGFLDVFSKYCNPESIVKLGEGTFGEAFKAGNFVCKIVPIDGELLVNGEVQKRSEELLEEVILSRTLNQLRVCRGDAYNRCTTFIETIDLRVCQGSYDPALIKAWEDWDEKNGSENDHPMQFPEKQSYVVFILEHGGKDLESFVLLNFDEARSLLIQVTAALAVAEAAYEFEHRDLHWGNVLLSRNDSAEMSFTLKGKHMTIKTFGLYISIIDFTLSRINTGKDILFLDLSLDPDLFKGPKGDRQSETYRKMKEATGDCWEGSFPRTNVLWLLYLVDILLLKKSFVRSSRDERELRSLKKRLDEYSSAKEALSDAFFTELLVESEVGIEK; encoded by the exons ATGATGAGCTCAAGACCAG GTGGGAGCAACGTCGACCTGTGGTCGGAGATCGCTGCTTCGGAGGAGGGCCGAGACGGAGAACATCGGGACCAGCCAAAACTCGAAGTAATCTATCAGAGGAGGAAGCCTCAGAGAGCCAATAAGGAAAATGTAGCCTTACA AGAGCAGCGCGGCAACGGGGTTCGGGTGAGCCTAGCTGCTGCTAACACCAAGCGGGTCAGTTGGAATCGTTCACTTTCCACCAG AGGGAGGACAAGTATTGCTGCTGTTGCCTTCGTAGATCGTCAACCCGAGCATAAGAAGGGGAGAAGGAAAGCAAAGCCACCCATTCCTAAA GCAAAAAATGTTCGGCCTCCGAGCTTTGAGAGGGAGCGAGCCTACTTTCAGGAGGTTGATGCCTTTGAGTTGTTAGAGgagagcccttccccgaagaaGTCTAGCACCTGGGTTGTTGGCAACCAAACTGATTTAGCTGCACTGCCTCCCCTGTCGACGAGGCTGGAGAGATGGCTGATGTCTAAGAGACTAAACTTCACCGGTGAACCTTCAAGCACCCTTTCAAAGATACTAGAAAGTCCAGCCATAGAGACGAATTTGGAGACCCCCCGACTAGCTTCACAACATATATGTTCAGGAGCACATTCGATTTTGAAAAGCATTGATCCGAGCTCAATGAACAAAAGTTATGTCcaaatatatactaatatggAGAAGGGCAGGCTAGACTTGAAGGATACCGGTGATGATAGTCATAAAGATCTTGATGCCGCTATCAAGAAACTCTCTCTAGCCTCCGCTTCAGATTCTGACTTCTTAGATCCATTCACTCAATTGTTAGCAGTTTGTGGACAGTCAGCTCCAACAGGGTTCTTGGACGTATTCTCCAAGTACTG CAACCCGGAATCCATTGTCAAACTTGGAGAAGGGACATTTGGGGAAGCTTTTAAAGCTGGCAATTTTGTCTGCAAAATAGTCCCTATTGATGGAGAGCTTCTGGTGAATGGTGAGGTGCAAAAG AGATCTGAAGAGTTGCTTGAGGAGGTGATACTTTCCCGCACTCTTAACCAATTAAGAGTTTGCAGGGGCGATGCTTATAATCGGTGCACTACATTCATAGAAACAATAGA TTTGAGGGTATGCCAAGGTTCCTATGATCCTGCATTGATTAAAgcctgggaagactgggatgaAAAGAATGGTTCAGAGAATGATCATCCTATGCAATTCCCGGAGAAACAG AGCTATGTTGTGTTCATTCTGGAACATGGTGGTAAGGATCTTGAGAGCTTTGTGTTGTTGAACTTTGATGAAGCACGGAGCTTACTTATTCAG GTTACAGCTGCCTTGGCAGTTGCTGAAGCTGCTTATGAATTTGAACACCGCGATCTTCACTG GGGAAATGTACTGTTAAGTCGGAATGATTCCGCCGAAATGAGCTTTACTCTCAAGGGGAAACACATGACAATCAAAACCTTTGGTTTGTACATATCAATTATAGACTTCACACTCTCAAGAATTAATACTG GCAAAGATATCCTCTTCCTGGATCTGTCTTTAGATCCTGATCTCTTCAAAGGTCCTAAAGGAGATAGGCAG TCTGAGACATATCGGAAGATGAAAGAGGCCACCGGCGATTGCTGGGAAGGAAG CTTCCCCAGAACAAATGTGCTGTGGCTGCTCTACTTAGTGGATATATTGCTCCTGAAGAAATCGTTT GTGCGGTCGTCAAGAGACGAGAGAGAGTTACGGTCGCTGAAGAAACGTCTCGATGAGTATTCTTCAGCAAAGGAAGCTCTTTCGGATGCATTCTTCACTGAGTTGCTTGTCGAGTCGGAAGTGGGGATTGAAAAGTGA
- the LOC116215062 gene encoding uncharacterized protein LOC116215062 isoform X3, protein MAGKKIIAICQSGGQFETDKDGFLSYRGGDAHAIDIDEGMQFTDFKTEVAEMFNFSISSMSMRYFLPGNKKTLITISNDKDLQRMIKFLGNSDTVDVYVTMEEVAALEVSNMPASRSSRTTVSEAVVSVDAASLDVIVDTTNPDMSLVAPLDVMDDTGHVEAHMDDIPVDISPILSAMNGSTLASSSEKHAKGAQQWQSAITGEGQRFSSVGEFREALRKYAIAHQFAFRYKKNDSHRVTVKCKAEGCPWRIHASKLATTQLICIKKMTPTHTCEGNVSTSGHQATRSWVASIIKEKLRVFPNYKPKDIVNDIKQEYGIQLNYFQAWRGKEIAKEQLQGSYKEAYSQLPLFCEKIMETNPGSLATFTTKEDSSFHRLFVSFHASLSGFRQGCRPLLFLDSTPVKSKYQGMLLAATAADADDDVFPIAFAVVDSETDENWHWFLVQLKSALSTSVPITFVADRLKGLRESIAEVFFKGSYHAYCLRYLTEQLIRDLKGQFSHEVKRLMVEDLYAAAYAPRAEGFQQYIESIKSISPEAYHWILQSEPQNWANAFFQGARYNHMTSNFGELFYSWVSDAHELPITQMVDVVRGKMMELIYDRHTSSAQWVTKLTPSMEEKLEKESLNVRDHHVLLSAGSIFEVRGESSEMVDMDRWDCSCKGWQLTGLPCCHALAVVGCIGRSPYDYCSRYLTAESYKLTYAESINPIPSIERPLSLKKGSQVATMTVTPPPTRRPPGRPTTKKSASQELVKRQLQCSRCKGLGHNKSTCKEFL, encoded by the exons ATGGcaggaaagaaaattatagCCATTTGTCAATCGGGTGGGCAATTTGAAACTGACAAGGATGGTTTTCTATCATATCGTGGCGGCGATGCTCACGCAATAGATATCGATGAAGGAATGCAGTTTACAGACTTCAAGACTGAAGTAGCAGAGATGTTTAACTTCAGTATCAGCTCGATGTCCATGAGGTACTTCCTTCCTGGCAACAAGAAGACGCTGATCACCATCTCCAATGATAAGGACTTGCAGCGAATGATCAAATTCCTCGGGAACTCCGACACGGTTGACGTTTACGTCACGATGGAGGAAGTTGCGGCCTTGGAGGTCTCTAACATGCCTGCCAGTAG GTCCAGCAGGACGACTGTGTCAGAGGCAGTGGTCTCCGTTGATGCTGCATCTCTTGACGTGATAGTTGATACAACCAATCCCGACATGTCGCTCGTTGCCCCGCTTGATGTAATGGATGACACAGGCCATGTGGAGGCCCACATGGATGACATTCCTGTTGACATTTCGCCCATCCTCTCCGCCATGAACGGCTCCACACTCGCCTCCTCAAGTGAGAAGCACGCAAAGGGGGCCCAGCAGTGGCAGAGTGCGATCACAGGGGAGGGCCAGAGGTTCAGCAGCGTGGGGGAGTTCCGTGAGGCTCTGCGGAAGTATGCAATTGCCCATCAGTTTGCTTTTCGTTACAAGAAGAACGACAGTCATCGGGTGACCGTCAAGTGCAAAGCTGAGGGCTGTCCATGGAGGATCCATGCATCTAAGCTAGCGACTACTCAATTAATTTGCATAAAAAAGATGACTCCGACTCATACCTGTGAAGGGAATGTTTCAACATCGGGTCACCAGGCGACAAGGAGCTGGGTTGCGAGCATTATAAAGGAGAAGCTCCGGGTGTTCCCTAACTACAAGCCAAAGGATATCGTGAACGATATCAAGCAGGAGTATGGGATACAACTGAATTACTTCCAAGCATGGCGGGGCAAGGAGATTGCAAAGGAGCAGCTTCAGGGCTCGTACAAGGAAGCATACAGTCAGCTGCCCCTGTTCTGCGAGAAGATCATGGAAACCAACCCGGGGAGCCTCGCTACCTTTACGACCAAGGAGGACTCGAGCTTCCACCGGCTCTTTGTTTCATTCCATGCTTCACTCAGTGGGTTCCGACAAGGCTGCAGGCCTCTGCTGTTCCTCGACAGCACGCCTGTTAAGTCAAAGTACCAGGGAATGCTATTAGCTGCAACAGCCGCTGATGCAGATGATGATGTGTTCCCTATTGCTTTTGCTGTGGTTGATTCAGAGACGGATGAGAATTGGCACTGGTTTTTGGTTCAGCTGAAGTCGGCTCTTTCAACTTCAGTCCCAATAACTTTCGTCGCTGATCGACTGAAGGGGCTGAGGGAATCTATTGCAGAGGTATTCTTCAAAGGGTCATACCATGCGTACTGCCTCAGGTATCTTACGGAGCAGCTCATTCGGGACCTGAAGGGTCAGTTCTCTCATGAGGTTAAGCGTTTAATGGTTGAAGATTTATATGCTGCTGCTTACGCCCCAAGGGCAGAGGGCTTCCAGCAGTACATTGAGAGCATCAAGAGCATCTCCCCCGAGGCATACCACTGGATCCTCCAGAGTGAGCCCCAGAACTGGGCCAATGCATTCTTCCAGGGTGCGAGATACAATCACATGACCTCAAACTTTGGAGAGCTTTTCTATAGCTGGGTATCGGATGCGCATGAGCTCCCGATTACTCAGATGGTGGATGTGGTCCGTGGCAAGATGATGGAGCTGATTTACGACCGCCATACGAGCTCCGCGCAGTGGGTGACAAAACTCACGCCCTCCATGGAAGAGAAGCTTGAGAAGGAGAGCCTCAATGTCCGTGATCATCACGTGCTTTTATCAGCAGGGAGCATTTTTGAGGTCCGTGGGGAGTCCAGCGAGATGGTCGACATGGACAGATGGGACTGTAGCTGTAAAGGGTGGCAGCTCACGGGCTTGCCTTGCTGTCATGCGCTTGCTGTGGTTGGCTGCATAGGGAGGAGCCCTTACGACTACTGTTCCCGGTACCTTACAGCCGAGAGTTATAAGCTGACTTATGCTGAGTCTATAAACCCTATCCCGAGCATAGAGAGACCACTCTCTCTGAAGAAGGGCTCGCAGGTTGCTACTATGACTGTGACTCCTCCTCCAACTCGGCGCCCACCTGGCCGGCCCACTACAAAGAAGTCTGCATCACAGGAGCTGGTCAAACGTCAGCTCCAGTGCAGCAGATGCAAGGGCCTCGGGCACAATAAGTCTACTTGCAAGGAGTTCCTTTGA
- the LOC116214896 gene encoding nuclear envelope-associated protein 2-like: protein MSVPGGGFDPLLKDLDEKKQSFRRNVVSLAAELKDVRGRLASQEHSFARENLTRQEAQRKVKKMEEEIYRLQERLEERDGQLQASASAVEKYLEEADALRSQIASTQATADASAASAQSAHLQCLALLKELDRKNTSLEEHEERVKRLGEQLDNLQKDLQARESSQKQLKDGVLRMENDIMQTLAKAGESKDCELRKILDEVSPKNIEKINKLLIAKDAEVGRLRDEVRIMSAHWKLKTKELESQLEKQKRTDQELKKRVLKLEFCLQEARSQTRKLQRMGDRRDKALKELRDQLSAKQQYRDPKDNGKQNFWDTPAFKVIVSMSMLVLVAFSRR from the exons ATGTCCGTTCCTGGTGGAGGGTTCGATCCGCTGCTGAAGGATTTGGATGAGAAGAAGCAGAGCTTCAGGCGGAACGTGGTGTCGTTGGCGGCTGAGCTGAAAGATGTCCGCGGCCGCCTCGCGTCTCAGGAGCATTCCTTCGCCAGAGAAAACCTCACCAGACAG GAGGCGCAGAGGAAAGTGAAGAAGATGGAGGAGGAAATATACAGGTTGCAGGAGAGGTTAGAGGAGAGGGATGGGCAGCTCCAGGCTTCGGCCTCTGCCGTCGAGAAG TACCTCGAGGAAGCAGATGCTCTTCGGTCACAAATTGCTAGTACTCAAGCAACTGCAGATGCAAGTGCGGCGTCAGCTCAATCAGCGCATCTTCAGTGCTTGGCACTCTTGAAGGAATTGGATCGAAAGAACACTTCCTTGGAGGAGCATGAGGAACGAGTGAAGCGCTTGGGTGAGCAGTTAGATAATCTGCAGAAGGATCTCCAAGCAAGAGAATCATCCCAGAAGCAGCTAAAGGACGGAGTTCTGAGAATGGAGAACGATATTATGCAGACGCTTGCTAAAGCTGGGGAGAGCAAAGATTGCGAACTCAGAAAGATATTGGATGAGGTTTCCCCGAAGAACATCGAGAAAATTAATAAGCTTTTGATTGCAAAGGATGCAGAAGTAGGTAGGCTGAGGGATGAAGTTAGGATCATGTCCGCTCACTGGAAGCTCAAAACTAAGGAATTGGAATCGCAG CTAGAAAAGCAGAAGAGAACAGATCAGGAGCTGAAGAAACGAGTACTGAAACTGGAATTCTGTCTCCAGGAAGCTCGTTCTCAAACACGGAAGCTTCAACGG ATGGGGGACAGAAGAGACAAAGCTCTCAAAGAACTGAGAGACCAATTATCAGCGAAACAGCAATACCGCGACCCCAAGGATAATGGTAAACAGAATTTCTGGGATACTCCTGCTTTCAAAGTCATAGTATCCATGTCAATGCTGGTCTTAGTAGCCTTCTCGAGGCGGTGA
- the LOC116215062 gene encoding uncharacterized protein LOC116215062 isoform X2: MVMAGKKIIAICQSGGQFETDKDGFLSYRGGDAHAIDIDEGMQFTDFKTEVAEMFNFSISSMSMRYFLPGNKKTLITISNDKDLQRMIKFLGNSDTVDVYVTMEEVAALEVSNMPASRSSRTTVSEAVVSVDAASLDVIVDTTNPDMSLVAPLDVMDDTGHVEAHMDDIPVDISPILSAMNGSTLASSSEKHAKGAQQWQSAITGEGQRFSSVGEFREALRKYAIAHQFAFRYKKNDSHRVTVKCKAEGCPWRIHASKLATTQLICIKKMTPTHTCEGNVSTSGHQATRSWVASIIKEKLRVFPNYKPKDIVNDIKQEYGIQLNYFQAWRGKEIAKEQLQGSYKEAYSQLPLFCEKIMETNPGSLATFTTKEDSSFHRLFVSFHASLSGFRQGCRPLLFLDSTPVKSKYQGMLLAATAADADDDVFPIAFAVVDSETDENWHWFLVQLKSALSTSVPITFVADRLKGLRESIAEVFFKGSYHAYCLRYLTEQLIRDLKGQFSHEVKRLMVEDLYAAAYAPRAEGFQQYIESIKSISPEAYHWILQSEPQNWANAFFQGARYNHMTSNFGELFYSWVSDAHELPITQMVDVVRGKMMELIYDRHTSSAQWVTKLTPSMEEKLEKESLNVRDHHVLLSAGSIFEVRGESSEMVDMDRWDCSCKGWQLTGLPCCHALAVVGCIGRSPYDYCSRYLTAESYKLTYAESINPIPSIERPLSLKKGSQVATMTVTPPPTRRPPGRPTTKKSASQELVKRQLQCSRCKGLGHNKSTCKEFL; the protein is encoded by the exons ATG GTCATGGcaggaaagaaaattatagCCATTTGTCAATCGGGTGGGCAATTTGAAACTGACAAGGATGGTTTTCTATCATATCGTGGCGGCGATGCTCACGCAATAGATATCGATGAAGGAATGCAGTTTACAGACTTCAAGACTGAAGTAGCAGAGATGTTTAACTTCAGTATCAGCTCGATGTCCATGAGGTACTTCCTTCCTGGCAACAAGAAGACGCTGATCACCATCTCCAATGATAAGGACTTGCAGCGAATGATCAAATTCCTCGGGAACTCCGACACGGTTGACGTTTACGTCACGATGGAGGAAGTTGCGGCCTTGGAGGTCTCTAACATGCCTGCCAGTAG GTCCAGCAGGACGACTGTGTCAGAGGCAGTGGTCTCCGTTGATGCTGCATCTCTTGACGTGATAGTTGATACAACCAATCCCGACATGTCGCTCGTTGCCCCGCTTGATGTAATGGATGACACAGGCCATGTGGAGGCCCACATGGATGACATTCCTGTTGACATTTCGCCCATCCTCTCCGCCATGAACGGCTCCACACTCGCCTCCTCAAGTGAGAAGCACGCAAAGGGGGCCCAGCAGTGGCAGAGTGCGATCACAGGGGAGGGCCAGAGGTTCAGCAGCGTGGGGGAGTTCCGTGAGGCTCTGCGGAAGTATGCAATTGCCCATCAGTTTGCTTTTCGTTACAAGAAGAACGACAGTCATCGGGTGACCGTCAAGTGCAAAGCTGAGGGCTGTCCATGGAGGATCCATGCATCTAAGCTAGCGACTACTCAATTAATTTGCATAAAAAAGATGACTCCGACTCATACCTGTGAAGGGAATGTTTCAACATCGGGTCACCAGGCGACAAGGAGCTGGGTTGCGAGCATTATAAAGGAGAAGCTCCGGGTGTTCCCTAACTACAAGCCAAAGGATATCGTGAACGATATCAAGCAGGAGTATGGGATACAACTGAATTACTTCCAAGCATGGCGGGGCAAGGAGATTGCAAAGGAGCAGCTTCAGGGCTCGTACAAGGAAGCATACAGTCAGCTGCCCCTGTTCTGCGAGAAGATCATGGAAACCAACCCGGGGAGCCTCGCTACCTTTACGACCAAGGAGGACTCGAGCTTCCACCGGCTCTTTGTTTCATTCCATGCTTCACTCAGTGGGTTCCGACAAGGCTGCAGGCCTCTGCTGTTCCTCGACAGCACGCCTGTTAAGTCAAAGTACCAGGGAATGCTATTAGCTGCAACAGCCGCTGATGCAGATGATGATGTGTTCCCTATTGCTTTTGCTGTGGTTGATTCAGAGACGGATGAGAATTGGCACTGGTTTTTGGTTCAGCTGAAGTCGGCTCTTTCAACTTCAGTCCCAATAACTTTCGTCGCTGATCGACTGAAGGGGCTGAGGGAATCTATTGCAGAGGTATTCTTCAAAGGGTCATACCATGCGTACTGCCTCAGGTATCTTACGGAGCAGCTCATTCGGGACCTGAAGGGTCAGTTCTCTCATGAGGTTAAGCGTTTAATGGTTGAAGATTTATATGCTGCTGCTTACGCCCCAAGGGCAGAGGGCTTCCAGCAGTACATTGAGAGCATCAAGAGCATCTCCCCCGAGGCATACCACTGGATCCTCCAGAGTGAGCCCCAGAACTGGGCCAATGCATTCTTCCAGGGTGCGAGATACAATCACATGACCTCAAACTTTGGAGAGCTTTTCTATAGCTGGGTATCGGATGCGCATGAGCTCCCGATTACTCAGATGGTGGATGTGGTCCGTGGCAAGATGATGGAGCTGATTTACGACCGCCATACGAGCTCCGCGCAGTGGGTGACAAAACTCACGCCCTCCATGGAAGAGAAGCTTGAGAAGGAGAGCCTCAATGTCCGTGATCATCACGTGCTTTTATCAGCAGGGAGCATTTTTGAGGTCCGTGGGGAGTCCAGCGAGATGGTCGACATGGACAGATGGGACTGTAGCTGTAAAGGGTGGCAGCTCACGGGCTTGCCTTGCTGTCATGCGCTTGCTGTGGTTGGCTGCATAGGGAGGAGCCCTTACGACTACTGTTCCCGGTACCTTACAGCCGAGAGTTATAAGCTGACTTATGCTGAGTCTATAAACCCTATCCCGAGCATAGAGAGACCACTCTCTCTGAAGAAGGGCTCGCAGGTTGCTACTATGACTGTGACTCCTCCTCCAACTCGGCGCCCACCTGGCCGGCCCACTACAAAGAAGTCTGCATCACAGGAGCTGGTCAAACGTCAGCTCCAGTGCAGCAGATGCAAGGGCCTCGGGCACAATAAGTCTACTTGCAAGGAGTTCCTTTGA
- the LOC116215062 gene encoding uncharacterized protein LOC116215062 isoform X1 — protein MQVMAGKKIIAICQSGGQFETDKDGFLSYRGGDAHAIDIDEGMQFTDFKTEVAEMFNFSISSMSMRYFLPGNKKTLITISNDKDLQRMIKFLGNSDTVDVYVTMEEVAALEVSNMPASRSSRTTVSEAVVSVDAASLDVIVDTTNPDMSLVAPLDVMDDTGHVEAHMDDIPVDISPILSAMNGSTLASSSEKHAKGAQQWQSAITGEGQRFSSVGEFREALRKYAIAHQFAFRYKKNDSHRVTVKCKAEGCPWRIHASKLATTQLICIKKMTPTHTCEGNVSTSGHQATRSWVASIIKEKLRVFPNYKPKDIVNDIKQEYGIQLNYFQAWRGKEIAKEQLQGSYKEAYSQLPLFCEKIMETNPGSLATFTTKEDSSFHRLFVSFHASLSGFRQGCRPLLFLDSTPVKSKYQGMLLAATAADADDDVFPIAFAVVDSETDENWHWFLVQLKSALSTSVPITFVADRLKGLRESIAEVFFKGSYHAYCLRYLTEQLIRDLKGQFSHEVKRLMVEDLYAAAYAPRAEGFQQYIESIKSISPEAYHWILQSEPQNWANAFFQGARYNHMTSNFGELFYSWVSDAHELPITQMVDVVRGKMMELIYDRHTSSAQWVTKLTPSMEEKLEKESLNVRDHHVLLSAGSIFEVRGESSEMVDMDRWDCSCKGWQLTGLPCCHALAVVGCIGRSPYDYCSRYLTAESYKLTYAESINPIPSIERPLSLKKGSQVATMTVTPPPTRRPPGRPTTKKSASQELVKRQLQCSRCKGLGHNKSTCKEFL, from the exons ATG CAGGTCATGGcaggaaagaaaattatagCCATTTGTCAATCGGGTGGGCAATTTGAAACTGACAAGGATGGTTTTCTATCATATCGTGGCGGCGATGCTCACGCAATAGATATCGATGAAGGAATGCAGTTTACAGACTTCAAGACTGAAGTAGCAGAGATGTTTAACTTCAGTATCAGCTCGATGTCCATGAGGTACTTCCTTCCTGGCAACAAGAAGACGCTGATCACCATCTCCAATGATAAGGACTTGCAGCGAATGATCAAATTCCTCGGGAACTCCGACACGGTTGACGTTTACGTCACGATGGAGGAAGTTGCGGCCTTGGAGGTCTCTAACATGCCTGCCAGTAG GTCCAGCAGGACGACTGTGTCAGAGGCAGTGGTCTCCGTTGATGCTGCATCTCTTGACGTGATAGTTGATACAACCAATCCCGACATGTCGCTCGTTGCCCCGCTTGATGTAATGGATGACACAGGCCATGTGGAGGCCCACATGGATGACATTCCTGTTGACATTTCGCCCATCCTCTCCGCCATGAACGGCTCCACACTCGCCTCCTCAAGTGAGAAGCACGCAAAGGGGGCCCAGCAGTGGCAGAGTGCGATCACAGGGGAGGGCCAGAGGTTCAGCAGCGTGGGGGAGTTCCGTGAGGCTCTGCGGAAGTATGCAATTGCCCATCAGTTTGCTTTTCGTTACAAGAAGAACGACAGTCATCGGGTGACCGTCAAGTGCAAAGCTGAGGGCTGTCCATGGAGGATCCATGCATCTAAGCTAGCGACTACTCAATTAATTTGCATAAAAAAGATGACTCCGACTCATACCTGTGAAGGGAATGTTTCAACATCGGGTCACCAGGCGACAAGGAGCTGGGTTGCGAGCATTATAAAGGAGAAGCTCCGGGTGTTCCCTAACTACAAGCCAAAGGATATCGTGAACGATATCAAGCAGGAGTATGGGATACAACTGAATTACTTCCAAGCATGGCGGGGCAAGGAGATTGCAAAGGAGCAGCTTCAGGGCTCGTACAAGGAAGCATACAGTCAGCTGCCCCTGTTCTGCGAGAAGATCATGGAAACCAACCCGGGGAGCCTCGCTACCTTTACGACCAAGGAGGACTCGAGCTTCCACCGGCTCTTTGTTTCATTCCATGCTTCACTCAGTGGGTTCCGACAAGGCTGCAGGCCTCTGCTGTTCCTCGACAGCACGCCTGTTAAGTCAAAGTACCAGGGAATGCTATTAGCTGCAACAGCCGCTGATGCAGATGATGATGTGTTCCCTATTGCTTTTGCTGTGGTTGATTCAGAGACGGATGAGAATTGGCACTGGTTTTTGGTTCAGCTGAAGTCGGCTCTTTCAACTTCAGTCCCAATAACTTTCGTCGCTGATCGACTGAAGGGGCTGAGGGAATCTATTGCAGAGGTATTCTTCAAAGGGTCATACCATGCGTACTGCCTCAGGTATCTTACGGAGCAGCTCATTCGGGACCTGAAGGGTCAGTTCTCTCATGAGGTTAAGCGTTTAATGGTTGAAGATTTATATGCTGCTGCTTACGCCCCAAGGGCAGAGGGCTTCCAGCAGTACATTGAGAGCATCAAGAGCATCTCCCCCGAGGCATACCACTGGATCCTCCAGAGTGAGCCCCAGAACTGGGCCAATGCATTCTTCCAGGGTGCGAGATACAATCACATGACCTCAAACTTTGGAGAGCTTTTCTATAGCTGGGTATCGGATGCGCATGAGCTCCCGATTACTCAGATGGTGGATGTGGTCCGTGGCAAGATGATGGAGCTGATTTACGACCGCCATACGAGCTCCGCGCAGTGGGTGACAAAACTCACGCCCTCCATGGAAGAGAAGCTTGAGAAGGAGAGCCTCAATGTCCGTGATCATCACGTGCTTTTATCAGCAGGGAGCATTTTTGAGGTCCGTGGGGAGTCCAGCGAGATGGTCGACATGGACAGATGGGACTGTAGCTGTAAAGGGTGGCAGCTCACGGGCTTGCCTTGCTGTCATGCGCTTGCTGTGGTTGGCTGCATAGGGAGGAGCCCTTACGACTACTGTTCCCGGTACCTTACAGCCGAGAGTTATAAGCTGACTTATGCTGAGTCTATAAACCCTATCCCGAGCATAGAGAGACCACTCTCTCTGAAGAAGGGCTCGCAGGTTGCTACTATGACTGTGACTCCTCCTCCAACTCGGCGCCCACCTGGCCGGCCCACTACAAAGAAGTCTGCATCACAGGAGCTGGTCAAACGTCAGCTCCAGTGCAGCAGATGCAAGGGCCTCGGGCACAATAAGTCTACTTGCAAGGAGTTCCTTTGA